The following proteins come from a genomic window of Phycisphaerae bacterium:
- a CDS encoding dihydrodipicolinate synthase family protein has protein sequence MSNKKLYGIFTPNMVPLDDRGRINEPELRRIVDWLIEKGISGLYPNGSTGEFTRFSFEERKEIVRIVAEQNAGRRFLLAGAAEANVEKTIEAAAYYHSLGATAVAIVAPFYYKISQEGVYAYFSEIARNSPIDLTLYNIPQFANDISNDTIKRLAAEHPRIIGIKDSSRDLPKYVNMMHEIRPIRPDFVFLIGCEEILLPSMIMGGDGGTVATSGVVPEVVMKLYNLTMAGRIEEARQVQYALLDLIKMIIFGADFPEAVRQAVGLRGFKMGRGRQPLSPSQQFSLEDVARTVQCILNQFGLTDAPPGGCDPLPLGLDRQSLDQIVQDVLRGLRTKRN, from the coding sequence ATGAGCAATAAGAAACTCTACGGCATCTTCACCCCGAACATGGTCCCGTTGGACGATCGGGGCCGGATCAATGAGCCTGAACTGCGTCGCATTGTCGACTGGCTGATCGAAAAAGGCATCTCCGGCTTGTATCCCAACGGAAGCACGGGCGAATTCACCCGCTTCAGTTTCGAGGAGCGCAAAGAAATCGTCCGGATCGTCGCCGAGCAGAACGCGGGGCGACGGTTCCTACTGGCCGGCGCCGCCGAGGCCAATGTCGAGAAGACCATTGAGGCGGCGGCCTACTACCATTCCTTGGGCGCCACGGCCGTGGCCATCGTCGCCCCCTTCTACTACAAGATCAGCCAGGAGGGGGTGTACGCCTATTTCAGCGAGATCGCCCGCAACAGCCCCATTGATTTGACGTTGTACAACATCCCCCAGTTCGCCAACGACATCAGCAACGACACGATCAAGCGTCTGGCCGCCGAGCATCCACGGATCATCGGCATCAAGGATTCCAGCCGCGATTTGCCAAAATACGTAAACATGATGCATGAGATCAGGCCGATCCGCCCTGATTTCGTCTTTCTGATCGGCTGCGAGGAGATCCTGTTGCCCTCGATGATCATGGGAGGCGACGGTGGAACCGTGGCCACCAGCGGCGTCGTGCCCGAGGTGGTCATGAAGCTTTACAACCTGACGATGGCCGGACGCATCGAAGAAGCACGGCAGGTCCAGTACGCTCTGCTCGACCTGATCAAGATGATCATCTTCGGTGCCGACTTCCCCGAAGCCGTGCGACAAGCAGTGGGGCTGCGCGGGTTCAAGATGGGGCGCGGACGCCAGCCGCTGTCGCCTTCGCAGCAGTTCAGCCTGGAGGATGTCGCCCGAACCGTCCAGTGCATCCTCAACCAGTTCGGCCTGACCGATGCCCCGCCCGGAGGTTGCGATCCGCTCCCGCTGGGCCTCGATCGACAATCGCTCGACCAGATCGTGCAGGACGTGCTCCGCGGCCTGCGGACCAAGAGGAATTGA
- a CDS encoding BMC domain-containing protein: MAKPDAIGFIETQGLVGMMEAADVMLKAANVEIIGKEKIGAAYVTVMVRGDVAAVKTAVEAGAAAVNSLGGKLILAHVIPRPHEGLTRLLPA; this comes from the coding sequence ATGGCGAAACCGGATGCGATCGGGTTTATCGAGACGCAGGGCCTCGTCGGCATGATGGAGGCGGCGGACGTGATGCTCAAGGCCGCAAACGTCGAGATCATCGGCAAGGAGAAGATCGGCGCCGCTTACGTCACCGTGATGGTCAGAGGCGACGTCGCCGCCGTGAAAACCGCTGTCGAGGCGGGCGCCGCCGCGGTCAACAGCCTCGGGGGCAAACTCATCCTGGCCCATGTGATTCCGCGACCGCACGAGGGCCTGACCAGACTGTTGCCGGCGTGA